In the Gossypium raimondii isolate GPD5lz chromosome 9, ASM2569854v1, whole genome shotgun sequence genome, one interval contains:
- the LOC105799300 gene encoding probable serine/threonine-protein kinase PBL2 isoform X3, producing MGICWPKPAKCAHASSSNFSGSAKTHSNTKQESTSSTQKLPMETSNKPFVASKPHTPVSSNLKADTSVSSSLKSFSFSDLKNATKNFRSETLLGEGGFGCVFKGWIDENTFAPTKPGTGIVVAIKKLKLESFQGHKEWLAEVNYLGQLRHENLVKLIGYCVEFENRLLVYEFMPKGSLENHLFKKGVQPISWATRMHIARQVAQGLTFLHSLDANVIFRDLKASNILLDSDYNAKLSDFGLARDGPTGDNTHVSTRVVGTQGYAAPEYVATAMLWCSNHHHACGILLQEYFFGVSRPRTSRLLVA from the exons ATGGGTATTTGCTGGCCTAAACCAGCAAAGTGTGCTCATGCTTCTTCCTCGAATTTCTCAG GTAGTGCAAAGACTCATAGTAACACAAAGCAGGAATCAACTTCTTCAACCCAGAAATTGCCTATGGAAACTTCGAACAAACCATTTGTAGCATCTAAACCTCACACACCTGTTTCCAGCAACCTCAAAGCTGATACATCTGTTTCCAGCAGTCTGAAGTCTTTCAGTTTTAGTGATCTTAAAAATGCCACCAAAAACTTCCGGTCCGAAACACTTCTCGGAGAGGGAGGGTTTGGATGTGTTTTTAAAGGTTGGATTGATGAGAACACGTTTGCGCCTACCAAGCCGGGAACCGGAATTGTTGTAGCTATCAAGAAACTCAAGTTAGAAAGCTTCCAAGGGCACAAGGAATGGCTT GCGGAAGTTAACTATTTGGGTCAGCTTCGCCATGAAAATCTTGTGAAACTCATTGGTTATTGCGTGGAGTTTGAGAATAGACTTTTGGTTTATGAGTTTATGCCAAAGGGAAGTTTGGagaatcatttatttaaaa AGGGTGTTCAACCAATTTCTTGGGCTACACGGATGCATATTGCCAGACAGGTTGCACAGGGATTGACCTTTTTACATAGTCTAGATGCTAATGTAATCTTCCGTGATTTAAAGGCTTCCAACATTCTTCTAGATTCG GATTACAATGCAAAGCTTTCAGATTTTGGGTTGGCAAGAGATGGTCCAACTGGTGATAACACCCATGTTTCGACCAGAGTTGTTGGAACTCAAGGTTATGCAGCCCCAGAATATGTTGCCACAG CAATGCTGTGGTGCTCGAACCACCACCATGCTTGCGGAATTCTTTTACAGGAATATTTCTTTGGAGTTTCTAGGCCAAGGACATCTAGATTGTTAGTGGCTTAG
- the LOC105799300 gene encoding probable serine/threonine-protein kinase PBL18 isoform X1: protein MGICWPKPAKCAHASSSNFSGSAKTHSNTKQESTSSTQKLPMETSNKPFVASKPHTPVSSNLKADTSVSSSLKSFSFSDLKNATKNFRSETLLGEGGFGCVFKGWIDENTFAPTKPGTGIVVAIKKLKLESFQGHKEWLAEVNYLGQLRHENLVKLIGYCVEFENRLLVYEFMPKGSLENHLFKKGVQPISWATRMHIARQVAQGLTFLHSLDANVIFRDLKASNILLDSDYNAKLSDFGLARDGPTGDNTHVSTRVVGTQGYAAPEYVATGHLTPKSDVYSFGVVLLELLSGRRAMDDENFGFSEETLVEWAKPFLSDNRKVLRIMDTRLGGQYSKKGAQAAAALALQCLHKDPKNRPCMTDVLASLDRLHVTKDSSARTPQQLQTKLDHHGIKHVNSPHKARIPTTNSL from the exons ATGGGTATTTGCTGGCCTAAACCAGCAAAGTGTGCTCATGCTTCTTCCTCGAATTTCTCAG GTAGTGCAAAGACTCATAGTAACACAAAGCAGGAATCAACTTCTTCAACCCAGAAATTGCCTATGGAAACTTCGAACAAACCATTTGTAGCATCTAAACCTCACACACCTGTTTCCAGCAACCTCAAAGCTGATACATCTGTTTCCAGCAGTCTGAAGTCTTTCAGTTTTAGTGATCTTAAAAATGCCACCAAAAACTTCCGGTCCGAAACACTTCTCGGAGAGGGAGGGTTTGGATGTGTTTTTAAAGGTTGGATTGATGAGAACACGTTTGCGCCTACCAAGCCGGGAACCGGAATTGTTGTAGCTATCAAGAAACTCAAGTTAGAAAGCTTCCAAGGGCACAAGGAATGGCTT GCGGAAGTTAACTATTTGGGTCAGCTTCGCCATGAAAATCTTGTGAAACTCATTGGTTATTGCGTGGAGTTTGAGAATAGACTTTTGGTTTATGAGTTTATGCCAAAGGGAAGTTTGGagaatcatttatttaaaa AGGGTGTTCAACCAATTTCTTGGGCTACACGGATGCATATTGCCAGACAGGTTGCACAGGGATTGACCTTTTTACATAGTCTAGATGCTAATGTAATCTTCCGTGATTTAAAGGCTTCCAACATTCTTCTAGATTCG GATTACAATGCAAAGCTTTCAGATTTTGGGTTGGCAAGAGATGGTCCAACTGGTGATAACACCCATGTTTCGACCAGAGTTGTTGGAACTCAAGGTTATGCAGCCCCAGAATATGTTGCCACAG GTCATTTGACCCCAAAGAGTGATGTGTATAGCTTCGGTGTTGTACTATTAGAGCTACTTTCAGGACGGCGAGCAATGGACGATGAGAATTTTGGGTTTTCGGAAGAAACACTAGTAGAATGGGCAAAACCATTCCTAAGTGACAACAGGAAAGTACTACGGATAATGGACACGAGGTTAGGAGGCCAGTACTCAAAGAAAGGAGCACAAGCTGCGGCTGCACTCGCATTGCAGTGCTTGCATAAGGATCCGAAGAACAGACCGTGCATGACTGATGTTCTAGCATCATTAGATCGACTCCATGTAACAAAGGACTCATCGGCAAGGACACCCCAACAGCTACAAACAAAGCTTGATCACCATGGGATTAAGCATGTGAATAGCCCTCACAAGGCAAGAATTCCAACTACAAATTCACtttga
- the LOC105799300 gene encoding probable serine/threonine-protein kinase PBL2 isoform X2, which yields METSNKPFVASKPHTPVSSNLKADTSVSSSLKSFSFSDLKNATKNFRSETLLGEGGFGCVFKGWIDENTFAPTKPGTGIVVAIKKLKLESFQGHKEWLAEVNYLGQLRHENLVKLIGYCVEFENRLLVYEFMPKGSLENHLFKKGVQPISWATRMHIARQVAQGLTFLHSLDANVIFRDLKASNILLDSDYNAKLSDFGLARDGPTGDNTHVSTRVVGTQGYAAPEYVATGHLTPKSDVYSFGVVLLELLSGRRAMDDENFGFSEETLVEWAKPFLSDNRKVLRIMDTRLGGQYSKKGAQAAAALALQCLHKDPKNRPCMTDVLASLDRLHVTKDSSARTPQQLQTKLDHHGIKHVNSPHKARIPTTNSL from the exons ATGGAAACTTCGAACAAACCATTTGTAGCATCTAAACCTCACACACCTGTTTCCAGCAACCTCAAAGCTGATACATCTGTTTCCAGCAGTCTGAAGTCTTTCAGTTTTAGTGATCTTAAAAATGCCACCAAAAACTTCCGGTCCGAAACACTTCTCGGAGAGGGAGGGTTTGGATGTGTTTTTAAAGGTTGGATTGATGAGAACACGTTTGCGCCTACCAAGCCGGGAACCGGAATTGTTGTAGCTATCAAGAAACTCAAGTTAGAAAGCTTCCAAGGGCACAAGGAATGGCTT GCGGAAGTTAACTATTTGGGTCAGCTTCGCCATGAAAATCTTGTGAAACTCATTGGTTATTGCGTGGAGTTTGAGAATAGACTTTTGGTTTATGAGTTTATGCCAAAGGGAAGTTTGGagaatcatttatttaaaa AGGGTGTTCAACCAATTTCTTGGGCTACACGGATGCATATTGCCAGACAGGTTGCACAGGGATTGACCTTTTTACATAGTCTAGATGCTAATGTAATCTTCCGTGATTTAAAGGCTTCCAACATTCTTCTAGATTCG GATTACAATGCAAAGCTTTCAGATTTTGGGTTGGCAAGAGATGGTCCAACTGGTGATAACACCCATGTTTCGACCAGAGTTGTTGGAACTCAAGGTTATGCAGCCCCAGAATATGTTGCCACAG GTCATTTGACCCCAAAGAGTGATGTGTATAGCTTCGGTGTTGTACTATTAGAGCTACTTTCAGGACGGCGAGCAATGGACGATGAGAATTTTGGGTTTTCGGAAGAAACACTAGTAGAATGGGCAAAACCATTCCTAAGTGACAACAGGAAAGTACTACGGATAATGGACACGAGGTTAGGAGGCCAGTACTCAAAGAAAGGAGCACAAGCTGCGGCTGCACTCGCATTGCAGTGCTTGCATAAGGATCCGAAGAACAGACCGTGCATGACTGATGTTCTAGCATCATTAGATCGACTCCATGTAACAAAGGACTCATCGGCAAGGACACCCCAACAGCTACAAACAAAGCTTGATCACCATGGGATTAAGCATGTGAATAGCCCTCACAAGGCAAGAATTCCAACTACAAATTCACtttga